A genomic window from Acidiferrobacteraceae bacterium includes:
- a CDS encoding divergent polysaccharide deacetylase family protein — MFHAAGEPQTRRVRILLCAVLLAALALPVGSAIAKSAGPALVAIIIDDLGNNLDRGVEALNLPGPVACAILPDLHYSTPLAKRVHQAGKEVLLHLPLEPTVRKDLLGPGSLVDKMDLNSVESSLQQSLKTVPFAVAINNHMGSQYTQDDAAMDRLMDSIHILRPDLFFVDSLTTPHSVVRQTAAEYGIPSLSRDVFLDNDRSPDAINKRLDQLFHIARLHGTAIAIGHPYPETLKVLRERLKSLYKGDVRLVPLSLILALKTNVSEP, encoded by the coding sequence ATGTTTCACGCGGCGGGCGAGCCACAAACCCGACGCGTCAGAATACTGCTCTGCGCGGTCCTGCTTGCAGCGCTGGCACTCCCTGTCGGGAGCGCGATCGCGAAGTCGGCCGGGCCCGCCCTGGTCGCAATTATCATCGATGACCTGGGCAATAATCTGGACCGGGGTGTGGAGGCGTTAAATCTGCCCGGTCCGGTGGCCTGCGCCATCCTGCCCGATTTGCATTATTCCACGCCGCTGGCAAAACGCGTTCACCAGGCCGGTAAGGAAGTACTGCTTCACTTGCCGCTGGAACCTACCGTTCGCAAGGACCTGCTCGGACCGGGATCGCTGGTCGACAAAATGGACCTGAACTCCGTCGAGTCCTCTCTCCAACAGAGCCTGAAGACTGTACCCTTCGCCGTCGCTATCAACAATCACATGGGTAGCCAATATACACAGGACGACGCGGCCATGGATCGCCTTATGGATTCCATACACATCCTGCGGCCCGATCTCTTCTTCGTCGACTCGCTGACGACGCCTCACAGCGTCGTCCGCCAGACCGCGGCGGAGTATGGCATTCCTTCCCTGTCCCGCGACGTCTTCCTGGACAATGACCGATCGCCGGACGCCATCAACAAACGGCTGGATCAGCTCTTCCACATTGCACGACTCCACGGAACAGCCATTGCGATTGGCCATCCGTATCCGGAAACCCTGAAAGTCCTGCGTGAGCGCCTCAAATCATTGTACAAGGGCGATGTGCGGCTGGTCCCGCTCTCTCTCATCCTGGCACTCAAGACCAATGTGAGCGAACCTTGA
- a CDS encoding DJ-1/PfpI family protein — MTHVLVPLAEGFEDLEAITIVDLLRRGQIEVVTAGLKPGPVQGSRGTVVIPDMGLDQALQEQFDMMVLPGGQPGATNLQKDERIRIRLQEMAADNRLTAAICAAPAVLAAAGLLDGRKATSFPGAIDPDRYPNVHLGNEPVVRDGNIITSRGPGTAMDFSLSLIEILSDRKTRDAVEAALQRPQL, encoded by the coding sequence TTGACGCACGTACTGGTTCCACTTGCCGAGGGTTTCGAGGATCTCGAGGCGATCACCATCGTGGATCTGTTGCGGCGTGGCCAGATTGAAGTAGTCACCGCTGGCCTGAAACCGGGTCCGGTCCAGGGCAGCCGGGGAACGGTGGTGATCCCGGACATGGGCCTGGACCAGGCGCTGCAGGAGCAATTCGACATGATGGTTCTGCCGGGAGGCCAGCCCGGCGCGACTAATCTGCAAAAGGATGAGCGAATCCGGATACGCTTGCAGGAAATGGCGGCAGACAATCGACTGACAGCTGCCATTTGCGCGGCGCCGGCCGTGCTTGCCGCAGCGGGATTGCTGGACGGCCGCAAGGCTACATCCTTCCCGGGCGCAATCGATCCGGATAGATATCCGAATGTTCACCTTGGCAACGAGCCCGTGGTGCGCGATGGCAATATCATTACGTCGCGCGGTCCGGGTACCGCGATGGATTTCTCCCTCAGCCTGATCGAAATCCTTTCCGACAGGAAAACGCGGGACGCGGTTGAGGCCGCCCTGCAGCGTCCACAGCTTTGA
- a CDS encoding peptidoglycan DD-metalloendopeptidase family protein, producing the protein MSHPTVLRAPILFLALLMIPAGIARADTEAERTRIHRQIQELQQQLDRTKSQRENARSALRQLEQRINQQGKSLERTRVQLRSARRKLRQLESRRSRMEAGMAHQRQQLGQEARTALVVGRQPYLKVLLSQQDPDTVSRVLTYYRYFALARADRISTLHDKLASLETLQEKIRGETRTLELAQKRYEENSRGLKHSRSQRRTLLASLDRRVHSQSERIRDLRQAEKRLDRLMGELDVKETQTRTLPSGTKPFRRLRGKLPLPASGRITARFGAPRTGYGDMRWKGIFIRGREGQQVRAIYPGKIVFADRLEGYGLLLIIEHGDGYMTLYGNNESLYKKVGDPVEAGQVIASMGSTGSPFHPGLYFEVRHQGKPNDPLRWCALR; encoded by the coding sequence ATGTCACACCCAACGGTATTGCGAGCCCCGATTCTGTTTCTGGCGTTACTGATGATTCCCGCCGGGATCGCCCGCGCCGATACCGAGGCGGAGCGTACCCGCATACACCGGCAGATCCAGGAACTACAGCAACAACTGGATCGCACCAAATCCCAACGCGAGAACGCCCGATCCGCGCTTCGCCAACTCGAACAGCGCATCAACCAACAGGGGAAATCGCTGGAACGAACCCGTGTTCAGCTGCGCAGCGCCCGGAGAAAGCTCAGACAACTTGAATCCCGGCGGTCGCGAATGGAGGCCGGCATGGCGCACCAACGCCAGCAGCTTGGTCAGGAGGCCCGAACCGCGCTTGTCGTCGGCCGCCAACCGTACCTGAAGGTGTTGCTCAGCCAGCAAGACCCGGATACCGTCAGTCGCGTGCTGACCTATTACCGCTATTTCGCACTCGCCCGCGCGGATCGCATATCGACGCTGCATGACAAGCTCGCGAGCCTGGAAACCCTGCAAGAGAAGATCCGCGGCGAAACCCGGACGCTGGAGCTGGCACAAAAGCGATACGAAGAAAACTCCCGCGGACTCAAGCACTCGCGATCACAGCGCCGCACCCTGCTCGCCAGCCTGGACCGTCGCGTGCACAGCCAGAGCGAACGGATTCGTGATCTCCGCCAGGCGGAGAAAAGACTGGATCGCCTGATGGGCGAACTCGATGTCAAGGAAACGCAAACCCGTACCCTGCCGTCGGGAACAAAACCGTTTCGGCGCCTGCGCGGAAAGCTGCCGCTTCCGGCCTCGGGCCGCATCACTGCCCGGTTTGGCGCACCCCGAACCGGCTATGGCGACATGCGCTGGAAAGGCATCTTCATCCGCGGCCGCGAAGGACAGCAGGTGCGCGCCATCTATCCGGGGAAGATCGTGTTCGCCGACCGGCTCGAAGGATATGGGCTATTATTGATAATCGAGCACGGTGATGGCTATATGACACTGTACGGTAACAACGAGAGCCTGTATAAAAAGGTCGGGGACCCGGTCGAGGCCGGTCAGGTCATTGCCAGTATGGGAAGTACCGGGAGCCCGTTTCATCCTGGTCTGTATTTCGAGGTGCGACACCAGGGCAAACCCAACGACCCCCTGCGTTGGTGCGCGCTCCGCTAG
- a CDS encoding GNAT family N-acetyltransferase, with protein MSEQRQIQIRPLRGSDLDAVMQLHRELGWNPAFHADGSTLRQRLSALTAEEDSLLLVAEVDGVVAGYIHGEIVTYLLFAGREMLISEVFVIETHRGTGIGSALVRAMEKEAVDQRCFRISLLNSRERESYKRGFYPSLGYKERAGTALFDKRLDWG; from the coding sequence ATGTCCGAACAACGTCAAATTCAGATCCGCCCGCTGCGCGGTTCCGACCTGGATGCTGTGATGCAACTGCATCGGGAACTGGGATGGAACCCCGCCTTTCACGCCGACGGCAGTACCTTGCGCCAGCGACTCTCTGCCCTGACCGCCGAAGAAGATTCCCTGTTGCTTGTGGCGGAGGTAGATGGAGTCGTCGCGGGTTACATCCATGGCGAGATTGTCACTTACCTCCTGTTCGCCGGGCGGGAAATGCTGATATCCGAAGTCTTTGTCATCGAGACGCATCGCGGTACGGGGATCGGGTCAGCCCTGGTGCGGGCGATGGAAAAAGAAGCAGTGGACCAAAGGTGTTTCCGCATCAGCCTGCTGAACAGTCGCGAACGGGAATCCTACAAGCGCGGATTCTATCCCTCACTGGGGTACAAGGAACGCGCCGGAACCGCCCTGTTCGACAAGCGTCTGGACTGGGGCTGA
- a CDS encoding S41 family peptidase: MRNTTRYVLILLLGVFIGAAVTVEHAVRAEKPTVQDALAPLPLDELKTFAEVFSRIQQDYVEPVDNKKILEDAIQGMLSGLDPHSAYLDPEGYKEIRIGTEGQFGGLGIEVTMENGFVKVVTPIEDTPAAKAGLLTGDLIVRINKESIKGLSLNEAVRKMRGKPGTRIELTIVREGHDKPMDFTLERAVIKLQSVKRRLLEPGYGYVRITQFQGNSGKGLTKALRWLRTKNKHALKGLILDLRNNPGGVLPVAVSVADTFLNKGLIVYTVGRTSDSDLRYSATPGDALKGAPMVVLINGGSASASEIVAGALQDHHRAVIMGTRSFGKASVQTIIPMSNGGALKLTTARYYTPKGRSIQAEGIEPDIVTEEGKLTVAKHEPTLKEADLARHLKRVGKDKNDAQTAKESKDVTDGDFQLREALNLLKGITIMGENKGQ; encoded by the coding sequence ATGCGAAATACCACGCGCTATGTACTGATCCTTTTGCTGGGCGTTTTTATCGGCGCCGCGGTCACCGTAGAGCACGCTGTGCGCGCCGAGAAGCCCACGGTTCAGGACGCCCTGGCGCCGCTGCCGCTGGACGAGCTGAAGACCTTTGCCGAGGTGTTTTCGCGCATACAACAGGACTATGTCGAACCGGTAGACAACAAGAAGATTCTCGAGGATGCAATCCAGGGAATGTTGTCGGGACTCGACCCCCATTCGGCTTACCTTGATCCTGAAGGCTACAAGGAAATCCGCATCGGAACGGAAGGCCAGTTTGGCGGCCTCGGTATCGAGGTGACGATGGAAAACGGCTTCGTCAAGGTAGTCACACCGATCGAGGACACGCCCGCGGCCAAGGCCGGTCTGCTCACCGGCGACCTGATCGTTCGCATCAACAAGGAATCCATCAAAGGCCTGAGTCTCAACGAAGCCGTTCGCAAGATGCGCGGCAAACCGGGGACGCGGATTGAACTGACCATCGTGCGCGAAGGCCACGACAAACCCATGGACTTCACGCTCGAGCGCGCCGTGATCAAGCTGCAGAGCGTCAAGCGCCGCTTGCTGGAACCGGGGTACGGCTACGTGCGTATCACCCAGTTCCAGGGCAATTCCGGCAAGGGCCTGACCAAGGCGTTGCGCTGGCTGCGTACGAAGAATAAACATGCTCTTAAGGGCCTGATCCTCGACCTGCGCAACAATCCCGGCGGGGTGTTGCCCGTTGCGGTATCGGTCGCCGACACTTTCCTGAACAAGGGTCTGATCGTATACACCGTGGGCCGGACTTCTGATTCGGATCTGCGCTATTCCGCCACCCCCGGCGACGCCCTCAAGGGTGCCCCCATGGTGGTGCTGATCAACGGCGGATCGGCATCCGCGTCAGAGATCGTTGCCGGCGCACTGCAGGATCATCACCGTGCCGTCATAATGGGCACGCGCAGCTTTGGCAAGGCATCGGTACAGACCATCATACCCATGAGCAACGGCGGCGCCCTGAAGCTCACCACGGCGCGCTACTACACGCCCAAGGGCCGGTCCATCCAGGCGGAGGGGATTGAGCCCGACATCGTCACCGAGGAAGGCAAGCTCACCGTCGCCAAGCACGAGCCGACGCTGAAAGAGGCCGACCTCGCGCGTCATCTGAAACGGGTAGGGAAGGACAAGAATGACGCCCAGACAGCCAAGGAATCGAAGGACGTGACCGATGGGGACTTCCAGTTGCGCGAGGCCCTGAACCTGCTCAAGGGCATCACCATCATGGGCGAGAACAAGGGGCAGTGA